The Astyanax mexicanus isolate ESR-SI-001 chromosome 6, AstMex3_surface, whole genome shotgun sequence region actatatataACTGCATTACACTATACAAAACTTGgctactatactacactacacacagcaATGTCTTAATTCATACTAAAGGATGTGTTTCTCAGTTAATGAGAGAAAGAGCAGCAGAGGACCAGAGGCAGCAGACACACTAAATTAAGCCTTTGAGAGTTTAATGGCGCCATCTTTTGGTGTAGATGTTTATTGCAAATATCTAGATATGGCTGACACACCAGTGCTTTTTGTACTCCAAAAGTGACTTTAGAAATTAATTTTAAGCAGCCAATTCTGCACACAACTGAACAAATGACATTTCCTATGAACAACAATGTGTCTTTTAAAACATGATTATTTTAATCTATCAATTACAAAAATAGTTAGGGACCGAATTAAAAGCCACAATAAACATTTATACACTTACACTTAATAGGCAtagacatatttttttaattcatgtcttttatgtttaatttaataCAGAGGAATTATTTCACATGTGGATTTGAAGAATTCTCacgttttcttttttcattctgaTCACAGGAGCTCAATAGTGGAATTCACGCAGGCAATTTGGAAGCCGTTTTGATTTATTGCACTGAATATCAGGTTGTACTGACCCTGTAAGAAGAAAGAGATATGTAAGACTTAATAGACTGAATTACAGTATGTATGTGGTTTTCTGTGATCTTGACAACAGACCGTTAGGTGGGGTGGCAGTTTATCCAAAGTTCCGTCCACATTGATCAGTTCTGAAAAAGTCACAACACCAATCAGATTATTTACTACTTCAGCATAACCCATCCTAAACAAACATCCTGATTATTcatattcttattttaaattttGGAAATTCTGCTGTTCTGGTTTGCTCACCAATCCATTAATACATGTATCCATTCACCCATCCGCCCACCCAgtcattcaaatatatatatttatatacatatacagttaggcccataaatatttggacagtgatatAATCTTCATGGTTTGGGCTCTGCATCCCTTCAGAGTGGATTTGAAATTAAACGAATGAGATGCAAATAAAGTGTAGAATTTCAGGTGTAATTCAAGGGGCTAAACAAAAATATCTTATATAGCGTTTAGAAATCGTTTTACAACCATTTatctacaaagcctcctcatttcagcaGCTTaaaagtaatcagaaaaatgatctcaaaagctattttatggGTATCATGGGCTATTGTCTCTTTAATGCATCATTAGTTAAGCAGGTAAATGACCTGGAGCTGATTCCAGATGTGGCAGCATATTAGCTTCCAATGGCACTGGGTCACTAGTGTTAACTGATGATGTGAGAGGAGACAGAAGCAGAAGGGTAACTTCTGAAATGTACAGGAATTTATTTCTGCTCAGATTTAACCAAATGCAGCAAGGTTGATTGGACTGAGCTTGACAGTACAGATGGACACTGACCCAAAACATCCTGCAAAAGCAATCCAGGAGTTTTAAAAGACAAAGAAGTGAAATATTCTGCAGTGGCCAAGTCAGTCACCAAATCTAAACCTAATTAAGCTGCTTTTTTCACAattaagacaaaactaaaggtaGAAGCACCTACAAAACAGCAATAACTGAAGACAGTAGTAAAGGCCTGGAAAAGCAATATAAAGGAGAAAACCCAGTGTTTGATGTCTATAGGTTTCAGACGTCAGGCAGTCATTGCCTGCAAATGATTTttcaacaaagtattaaaaattaacatttaattcatGGTAAAGTTAATTTGTCTAATTACTTTTGAGctcctgaaatgaggaggctttatAGAGAAATTATTGTAATTACTAAACGCTTAATATGATATTTTTTGTTCAATCCCTAAAAGCCTATGTTTCAGTTGCATCTCAGTTATGTCATTTTAAatcagtgtggtggcatgcagagcccaactCATTAAGACTGAgttactgtccaaatatttatgggcctaaCTGTATACATTCAGACATGCATACATCCAAATCATCCATCCATGTATCCATCTATACATTCACACATTTATTCTCCCATCCACCCATCAATGTTAACTCAGTCATGTTGTGTTCCTCAGTCTTACCTCCTTTTCTGCTGCCACAGTTGATGTAGCGAGGGAAGTTGGGTTGGCAGAGCGGCTCATCAAGATGCAATGTGGGAATTCCATCAAGAGTTACATCCACAGACAGGTAAAGCTCATCAACGGATTGCCCTAGAGGTCACATAACATTAATTTTACAAACTCAAACTCTGCTTAATTCTGGAATTACTAATTTTATACTCAATTTTGCtcaactactactactgatattaCTGCTGCGACATTTTCCATTCTACATTTTCAGTTTCTGCTTCTACTACTTCAACTGCTGCTTCCACAAATACTGCTGCTGTTACAACTACTGTTTCTACTATTTTAACTGCTGATATTACTACAACTGCTTGTGCTTCTTCAACTACTATTTCTACTTCTTCAACTTCTGCTTCTGCTCCTTCAACAACTATTTCTACTACTTCAACTACTGCAACTACTACTTTAACTACTGCAAATGCAACTTTAAATACTGCTTCTACTACTTCAACTGCTGCAACTTTAACTACTGCAATTGCAACTTTAAATACTGCTTCTACTAATTCAACTACTGCAACTTTAACTACTGCAATTGCAACTTTAAATACTGCTTCTACTAATTCAACTGCTGCAACTTTAACTACTGCAATTGCAACTTTAAATACTGCTTCTACTAATTCAACTACTGCAACTTTAACTACTGCAATTGCAACTTTAAATACTGCTTCTACTAATTCAACTACTGCAACTTTAACTACTGCAATTGCAACTTTAAATACTGCTTCTACTAATTCAACTACTGCAACTTTAACTACTGCAATTGCAACTTTAAATACTGCTTCTACTAATTCAACTACTGCAACTTTAACTACTGCAATTTCAACTTCAACTACTGCAACTGCAACTTCAATTACTGCAACTGCAACTTCAATTACTGCTTCTACTACTTCAACTTCTGCAACTTTAACTACTGCAATTGCAACTTCAATTACTGCAACTGCAACTTCTACTActgcttcttcttctacttcaACTATAGCAACTTTAACTTCAACTACTGCAACTACTAGTACTGCTTCTACTACTTCAACTACTGCAACGTCAACTGCTGCTTATTCAACTTCTGCTACTGCAACTTCTGCTTTAAATTTGTCAGAGTTATATCATCCATTTTAGTGCTGCATTTTAACAATATTAGTGGCAAATTTAAGTGATCTTTAGGCAAGCCATCAACAGCTTGATTATGagcgtgtcagtgtatctttgctatcgtaacgacaggaaaagcaTGCCTTGCATGTCTCgaaacacaaaaggcatgtagtaattattttaattaattatgagtTTGTGTTGGGCATAATGAGAAACAAACCAATTAGCATGTCACTTGCTATttcatttaagagccaggtgtgctctaacTATAGCGTATTGCTATACGCTGCTGGCGGTTAGAATACTACTTCAcctactgctgctactaccaCCTTATCTACTGATACTACTATCTACTGACTATTTTACTACAACTATTTCTACATCTAATACTACAGTCATGTGTGAGCAGATCTGACTGAAAGGCAGGACACTCACTCAGAGGGACGATCAGTCTCGGTTTAATTGGCTCTGTCCACAGCTGAGCACACGGGCTGAGGAGAGTAAAACCTATGTCCTGTAGTGGGTCTGGAAGAACAGCAGGTAGAATGTTAGAGGGAGgatatggacacacacacacctttggcTCTAAAGGAGTTTTCGGAGATTTTGCCATTTTGTTGCTCCTGTCACATACTGACATGTTAATCAGAGCTATCAAATTCACAGACATCTTAATATTTCCTTCTGGAACACTAGTAATTCACCTCCAGACCTGCATAATTAGGTGAAGGCAGGTGGCAAAGATTAATATACTGCCGTCATCAAGTCTAGCACATTGTTTTGATTTACTTGCTTTTAAACCTGGAAATGAACAGATAAGCTGAACTAAATATGCAGGAAATGTATCAAACTGAATTTAAACACAGTGTTGAATATAAACAaatgcttcactctgctgacaacttttatggagattttttatggatttcattttccagcaggattgcctcactgcccacactgccaaaagttcaaattggtcttatataatattctaattttctaatcaCCAACTATAtcaactatataaaaaataatcacttaaaatggatcactctatgtgtaatacatctatataatatatgagtttcgctttttgaactgaattactgaaatttagTAATTAAAGTAACTTAActcaatgatattctacttttttttatttagattagcCAGTTAAACAATGctggaaaatgtgtgtaaataaactgttggtggtgtgtaagatagcaatgaacatctttacccgccttgcgcagggtgtaagataaggccTTATGTTTCATCTACAGTATTCAGCACTGTATTAAAACTTTCATGACTATTTCATCAGAATTTAAGTTCTAgcttttattatcatttaatgtttatattaattcTGTTTGAGGTCTTTGTGGTAGATTTTATCAGAAACTAagagatatactgtatattaaccaCCTCCTTAAAACACATTAGACAAACTTAGTTAGAATAACTGTCTGCTGGTTGTTGTGAATGCAGGAAATGTGAGCAGTTTAAACGTTCTCTTTATCAGTGCTGGAGTGAGAGCAGGCTGGctgtaaaactgaactgaatctgTTAAAGTAACAGTCCATCACTGTTCACTAAACCACAACAGAcagtcagtacacacacacacacacacgcaaagcgAATATTTACATCTTCCTTAAAAGCCTTTTCTTACTTCTTAAATTCATTCCCTACTATTTATAATGCCTGATGTTTATTTTAGGCGTATTGACTCTCTTAACCTCTTGATTTTCACGTACGTAGAATATCTATTgtctatataaaaaataatactttcaTATTACAAATATGTGACCAGCACTTCAgctgtgatgtcacttcctctggaGGGAAACATGTGGAAGGAAGTGAGCAGGTCAAATgtctaattttctaaaaaaaaaaaaaaattaagaatacacCAATGGTATATTaaatattgtacatatataagGTGAATCTCACATTTAGTTTTAATAAACGATTTTATTTTGAGAtggaatttttgtaccaggagtggcataaattcatccaaaagcagtgtgtaagagtggtgaaggagaacatgccaagatgcatgaaaactgtgatgaacagggttattccaccaaacattgatttctgtactcctaaaactttatgaatatgaacttgttttctttgcattatttgaggtctgcaaataaatgctctaaattacaatattttatggtgaatttgggagaaatgtcatttgtagtttattgaatattactcaaacatatacctataaatagcaaaatcagagaaacagagcttatatatatatatatatatatatatatatatatatatatatatatatatatatatatatatatatatatatatatattcacatgtTTATAAAAGTTTATAATGAAAGAGATAAGTCATTCTACAGGGAAACAATACTTAGCATTTTCTCTCTTAGTCAGTCTGTAAATATCTGACCCTTGTGTCGTTGCA contains the following coding sequences:
- the ly86 gene encoding lymphocyte antigen 86, translated to MKILSVAITLGMVFLPSANTQEGHWPVHTVCNTNKIRVKYRSCDPLQDIGFTLLSPCAQLWTEPIKPRLIVPLRQSVDELYLSVDVTLDGIPTLHLDEPLCQPNFPRYINCGSRKGELINVDGTLDKLPPHLTGQYNLIFSAINQNGFQIACVNSTIELL